The Meiothermus sp. CFH 77666 genome has a window encoding:
- a CDS encoding FAD-binding oxidoreductase yields MNTPVWDDGSWPGLPSLQGKLEAEVCVIGLGGSGLSAILELLRLGRTVVGLDAGSVAGGAAGRNGGFLLAGIAKFYHQTVSDHGRDLARRLYQATLEQIEHMKTETPQAIRQVGSLRIAASAEELEDCEQHLQALRADGFAALPYEGPEGQGLLIPGDAAFNPLQRCRALARQALDRGARLFEHSPALLISGQEVQTPQGRILCERVLVAVDGRLEQLLPELKGRVRTARLQMLATAPVEMRYTRPVYRRWGYDYWQQLPDGRIALGGMRDAGGEAEWTTEAAPSEPVQARLEQLLEQLGVQAPITHRWAASVAYTPTGLPIAEEARPGVWAIGAYSGTGNAVGALLGREAAWVLHGGRMPGAVWLT; encoded by the coding sequence ATGAACACACCCGTTTGGGACGATGGAAGTTGGCCGGGTTTGCCCAGCCTGCAGGGTAAACTCGAGGCCGAAGTATGTGTGATCGGGCTGGGGGGGTCGGGGCTTTCGGCCATCCTCGAGCTGCTGCGGCTGGGTCGAACCGTGGTCGGGCTCGACGCCGGTTCGGTAGCGGGGGGAGCCGCGGGTCGCAATGGGGGGTTCTTGCTGGCCGGCATTGCTAAGTTTTACCACCAGACCGTGTCCGATCACGGGCGCGATCTTGCCAGGCGTCTGTACCAGGCTACCCTCGAGCAGATCGAACACATGAAAACCGAGACCCCCCAGGCCATCCGGCAGGTGGGTTCGCTGAGAATTGCGGCTTCGGCGGAGGAGCTCGAGGATTGTGAGCAGCATCTGCAAGCCCTGCGTGCCGATGGCTTTGCGGCTCTACCCTACGAAGGCCCGGAGGGACAGGGGCTCCTGATTCCAGGCGACGCCGCCTTCAACCCCTTACAGCGTTGCAGGGCGCTGGCGCGGCAGGCGCTGGACAGGGGGGCCCGGCTTTTTGAACACAGCCCGGCTTTGCTCATCAGCGGCCAGGAGGTACAAACCCCCCAGGGGCGGATCCTTTGTGAGCGGGTTCTGGTGGCGGTAGATGGTCGGCTCGAGCAGCTATTACCCGAACTGAAAGGCCGGGTGCGCACGGCCCGCTTGCAGATGCTGGCCACGGCCCCGGTGGAAATGCGCTATACCCGGCCCGTTTACCGGCGCTGGGGATACGACTACTGGCAGCAGTTGCCCGACGGACGCATCGCCCTGGGAGGGATGCGCGACGCGGGAGGTGAAGCCGAGTGGACCACGGAGGCAGCGCCGAGTGAGCCCGTGCAGGCCCGGCTGGAGCAACTGCTTGAACAACTGGGTGTCCAGGCCCCCATCACCCATCGCTGGGCCGCCTCGGTGGCCTATACCCCCACGGGCCTGCCCATTGCCGAGGAGGCACGGCCCGGCGTTTGGGCCATTGGCGCCTACAGCGGAACCGGAAATGCGGTGGGGGCCTTGCTGGGGCGGGAGGCGGCCTGGGTCTTGCACGGGGGCCGGATGCCCGGGGCCGTCTGGCTAACCTGA
- the rpsB gene encoding 30S ribosomal protein S2, protein MAANVSIKELLEAGVHFGHETKRWNPKMKRYIYAERNGIFIIDLQKSMVELERTFKYVQDLAMRGATILYVGTKKQAQEIVQQEADRAGMPYVNQRWLGGMLTNFRTITAQVNRLAELEALFASEEIKERVKTEQVRLQHELERLQKNLGGFRKLRRLPDAIFVVDPTKEAIAVKEARKLGIPVIALADTDSDPDVCDYIIPGNDDAIRSIQLIVSRMTDLIVEARGGGREIPPASTEVAATTEAAEA, encoded by the coding sequence ATGGCTGCAAACGTAAGCATCAAGGAACTGCTCGAGGCCGGCGTACACTTCGGTCACGAGACCAAGCGCTGGAATCCCAAGATGAAGCGCTACATCTACGCCGAGCGCAACGGCATTTTTATCATTGACCTGCAAAAAAGTATGGTTGAGCTCGAGCGTACTTTCAAGTACGTGCAAGACCTGGCCATGCGGGGGGCCACCATCCTGTATGTGGGCACCAAGAAGCAGGCCCAGGAAATCGTGCAGCAGGAAGCCGACCGCGCCGGAATGCCCTATGTCAACCAGCGCTGGCTGGGCGGTATGCTCACCAACTTCCGCACCATCACCGCGCAGGTCAACCGCCTGGCCGAACTCGAGGCCCTTTTCGCCTCGGAAGAGATCAAAGAGCGGGTCAAAACCGAGCAAGTACGTCTTCAGCACGAACTCGAGCGCCTGCAAAAGAACCTGGGCGGCTTCCGCAAGCTGCGCCGCCTGCCCGATGCCATCTTTGTGGTAGACCCCACCAAGGAGGCCATTGCGGTCAAGGAAGCCCGTAAGCTGGGTATCCCGGTGATTGCCCTGGCCGACACCGACTCCGACCCCGACGTGTGCGACTACATCATACCCGGCAACGACGACGCCATTCGCTCGATTCAGCTCATCGTGAGCCGCATGACCGACCTGATCGTCGAGGCCCGTGGTGGTGGGCGCGAAATTCCCCCCGCCAGTACCGAGGTAGCCGCCACAACCGAAGCAGCAGAAGCATAA
- the tsf gene encoding translation elongation factor Ts — protein sequence MSQLELIKKLREQTGAGMSDVKKALEDAGWDMEKATTLLRERGALKAAKKADREAREGIIGAYIHHNQRVGVMVELNSETDFVARNEEFQRLAKDIAMHIAMANPRYVSIEEVSQEDLEKEKAIYIQQLLNEGKPQNIAEKAAEGRMKKFYEEMVLLEQPFVKDEKIKVRDLIQAAIAKIGENIQVKRFSRFEVGA from the coding sequence ATGTCTCAACTAGAGCTAATCAAAAAACTACGTGAACAGACCGGCGCTGGCATGTCCGACGTCAAGAAGGCCCTGGAAGACGCAGGCTGGGATATGGAAAAGGCCACCACCCTGCTGCGCGAGCGGGGCGCCCTCAAGGCCGCCAAGAAGGCCGACCGCGAAGCCCGCGAGGGCATTATTGGTGCTTACATCCACCACAACCAGCGGGTGGGGGTGATGGTCGAACTCAACTCCGAGACCGACTTTGTGGCCCGCAACGAGGAGTTCCAGCGTCTGGCCAAGGATATTGCCATGCACATCGCCATGGCCAACCCCCGCTACGTGAGCATCGAGGAGGTCTCGCAAGAAGACCTCGAGAAGGAAAAAGCCATCTACATCCAGCAGCTCCTCAACGAAGGAAAGCCGCAAAACATCGCCGAGAAAGCCGCCGAAGGCCGCATGAAAAAGTTCTACGAAGAGATGGTGCTGCTGGAGCAGCCCTTCGTCAAGGATGAAAAGATCAAGGTGCGCGACCTTATCCAGGCCGCCATCGCCAAGATTGGCGAGAACATTCAGGTCAAACGCTTTAGCCGTTTTGAAGTGGGGGCATAG
- the pyrH gene encoding UMP kinase, producing the protein MKYKRVLLKLSGEFMSGNGFGIQPEATKALAQEVAKAHQLGVQVAIVVGGGNFWRGARQGVGMDRASADYIGMLATIMNALALQDALEFIGVPTRVQTALTIQQVAEPYIRRRAIRHLEKGRVVIFGGGTGNPYVTTDTAAALRGLEMNVDAVLMAKNKVDGVYSDDPRKNPAAIKYDDLTYHQALVEGLQVMDATAMALCQEQNMPIVVFDMFREGNLEKIIKGERVGTLVHS; encoded by the coding sequence ATGAAATATAAACGCGTGCTGCTGAAACTTTCAGGCGAATTCATGAGCGGTAATGGCTTCGGGATCCAGCCCGAGGCTACCAAGGCCCTGGCCCAGGAGGTTGCCAAGGCCCATCAGCTCGGTGTCCAGGTGGCCATTGTGGTGGGCGGCGGCAACTTCTGGCGGGGGGCCCGCCAGGGCGTGGGCATGGATCGGGCTAGTGCGGACTACATCGGTATGCTGGCCACTATTATGAATGCCCTGGCCCTGCAGGATGCTCTCGAGTTCATCGGCGTACCCACCCGCGTCCAGACGGCCCTGACCATCCAGCAGGTTGCTGAGCCCTACATTCGCCGCCGGGCCATCCGGCACCTGGAAAAAGGCCGGGTGGTGATATTTGGCGGCGGCACCGGCAACCCTTACGTGACCACCGACACCGCTGCGGCGCTGCGCGGCCTGGAAATGAACGTGGATGCAGTTTTGATGGCCAAAAACAAGGTAGACGGGGTGTACAGCGACGACCCTCGCAAAAACCCCGCTGCAATCAAGTACGACGACCTGACCTACCACCAGGCCCTGGTAGAAGGCTTACAGGTGATGGATGCCACCGCCATGGCCCTGTGCCAGGAGCAAAATATGCCCATCGTGGTGTTCGATATGTTCAGAGAGGGCAATCTGGAAAAAATTATCAAAGGGGAGCGGGTGGGCACCCTGGTGCATAGCTAG
- the frr gene encoding ribosome recycling factor: MMLKDLYTEAKSHMQKSLEALEHHLATLRTGRANPAILSNIKVEYYGSAMPLNQVGTVSSPDPRTLVVQSWDPGMLKEIEKAIRDSDLGLNPTNKGDALYINIPPLTEERRKDLVKSVKHYAEEAKIAVRNARREALDKAKKMEKEKHLSEDAIKRAEAEIQKITDEFVHKIDEVLHKKEQEILGG; encoded by the coding sequence ATCATGCTCAAAGACCTCTACACCGAAGCCAAGAGTCACATGCAAAAATCGTTGGAAGCCCTCGAGCACCACCTCGCCACCTTGCGCACCGGCAGGGCCAATCCCGCCATTCTAAGCAACATCAAAGTCGAATACTACGGCTCTGCCATGCCCCTAAACCAGGTGGGCACCGTCTCTTCACCCGACCCCCGAACCCTGGTGGTGCAGTCGTGGGATCCGGGTATGCTGAAGGAAATCGAGAAGGCCATCCGCGACTCCGATCTGGGCCTCAACCCGACCAACAAGGGCGATGCCCTCTACATCAACATCCCGCCCCTCACCGAGGAGCGCCGCAAGGATCTGGTCAAGTCGGTTAAGCATTACGCCGAGGAAGCCAAAATTGCCGTTCGGAACGCCCGGCGCGAGGCCCTCGACAAAGCCAAAAAGATGGAGAAGGAAAAGCACCTCTCCGAGGACGCCATCAAACGCGCCGAGGCCGAAATCCAGAAGATTACCGACGAGTTCGTGCACAAGATAGACGAAGTCCTGCACAAGAAAGAGCAGGAAATTCTGGGAGGCTAG
- a CDS encoding S8 family serine peptidase: MMLRFLLALLWLIPLAPVSLAQSRTVEVIVELEGPQLPPGQARAELMRLLKAHLGQMQGRLKIKAAGGFWASQSFLVRVPESQVERLMQVPGVRRVYANRAVRMTQPVASALSVPVNSGSNWALQHIGAPGLWASGLRGQGIRIGHLDTGVDASHPDLRGKIAAFAVINPDGTPRLSEPYDSSLHGTHTAGLLVGNNVGVAPEARLVSALVLPDGYGTLAQVLGGLDWVLEQNVQVVSMSLGMEGTWTEFAAAIERMKQMGVLPVFAIGNSGSGTASPGNMPDVLGIGATNASNQVAGFSSRGEVRWGAPYNVVLSKPDLVAPGVDVLSTIPGGRYMAMSGTSVSTAIAAGSAALLMSGGFKAEQVRQALFSSAQSLQVAGSGRGLIRLGEALAVLRPKQPDNAQGTQPSPPPTPPAPQPPQTSPPQPGQPSGNNPLPGEKTALLIIETTGADGAKRALDGLGFRTEVMQIKPEQRPGADKVDDFALVVWVLPANWSDNWPEPHRKMLRAYVEQGGRLMLISNNQGQRPVAESSAYGKGKATFVSGDLGSLSVERQAQVFQGVIHQLMR, encoded by the coding sequence ATGATGCTCCGCTTTCTACTCGCCCTGTTATGGCTCATCCCGCTGGCGCCTGTTTCCCTGGCCCAATCGCGCACGGTGGAAGTTATTGTGGAGCTCGAGGGCCCACAGCTACCCCCTGGGCAGGCCCGGGCCGAACTGATGCGATTGCTCAAAGCCCACCTCGGCCAGATGCAGGGACGCCTCAAAATCAAGGCTGCCGGAGGGTTCTGGGCCAGCCAGAGCTTTTTGGTGCGTGTGCCCGAGTCGCAGGTAGAGCGCCTGATGCAGGTGCCGGGGGTGCGGCGGGTCTATGCGAATCGGGCGGTTCGGATGACCCAGCCGGTTGCCTCGGCCCTTTCGGTTCCGGTGAACAGCGGCAGCAACTGGGCTTTGCAGCATATCGGGGCTCCCGGCCTGTGGGCCAGTGGCCTGCGCGGTCAGGGGATTCGCATTGGGCATCTGGATACCGGCGTAGATGCCTCTCACCCCGACCTGCGCGGCAAAATTGCAGCCTTTGCGGTAATCAACCCCGACGGCACGCCCCGCCTCAGCGAGCCTTATGACTCCTCACTGCACGGAACCCATACCGCCGGGCTCCTGGTAGGCAACAATGTCGGGGTAGCCCCCGAGGCCCGCCTGGTATCGGCGCTGGTGCTGCCCGATGGCTATGGCACCCTTGCGCAGGTGTTAGGCGGGCTGGACTGGGTGCTCGAGCAAAACGTGCAGGTGGTCTCGATGTCGCTGGGGATGGAAGGCACCTGGACAGAGTTTGCTGCCGCCATCGAACGCATGAAACAGATGGGGGTGCTGCCGGTTTTTGCCATTGGCAACTCGGGTAGCGGCACTGCCTCACCAGGCAATATGCCTGATGTGCTCGGCATTGGGGCAACCAATGCCTCTAACCAGGTCGCGGGTTTCAGCAGCCGGGGCGAGGTGCGCTGGGGTGCACCTTACAACGTGGTGCTGAGCAAGCCAGACCTGGTAGCCCCAGGAGTGGATGTACTCTCGACCATTCCCGGTGGGCGCTATATGGCGATGAGCGGCACTTCGGTAAGTACCGCCATTGCCGCCGGTAGTGCGGCGCTGCTCATGTCGGGAGGCTTTAAGGCCGAGCAGGTGCGGCAGGCGCTTTTTAGCTCGGCGCAAAGCCTTCAGGTGGCTGGCAGTGGCCGGGGGCTCATTCGCCTGGGAGAAGCCCTGGCCGTACTGCGCCCCAAACAACCCGACAACGCGCAAGGCACTCAACCCAGCCCACCTCCCACCCCACCAGCCCCACAACCCCCCCAGACCAGCCCACCCCAGCCTGGGCAGCCCTCTGGCAACAACCCACTGCCAGGGGAAAAAACCGCCCTTCTGATCATCGAGACCACCGGCGCAGATGGGGCCAAGCGGGCCCTGGATGGCCTGGGCTTTCGCACCGAGGTGATGCAGATCAAACCCGAACAGCGTCCTGGAGCCGACAAGGTAGACGATTTCGCACTGGTTGTCTGGGTTTTGCCCGCTAACTGGAGCGACAACTGGCCCGAGCCCCACCGCAAAATGCTTCGGGCGTATGTAGAGCAGGGTGGGCGGCTGATGCTCATTAGCAACAACCAGGGCCAGCGCCCGGTAGCCGAGTCCAGTGCTTATGGCAAGGGCAAGGCCACCTTTGTAAGTGGTGACCTGGGCAGCCTGAGCGTGGAGCGACAGGCGCAGGTTTTCCAGGGAGTCATCCACCAGTTGATGCGCTAG
- a CDS encoding ABC transporter ATP-binding protein has translation MQQAVSAKQTGRPQAVSVKLEGIVKKFGKVTAVEKVDLELPAGKLITLLGPSGCGKTTILRMVAGLERPTEGRILFGGEDVTRLPAYLRDITMMFQSYALFPHMNVYHNIAYGLEVTRRPKQEIRERVAEVMHQVGLSGLEERPVAALSGGQQQRVALARSLVMQPRVLLFDEPLSNLDAKLRKRVREEIRDLQQELGITSLYVTHDQEEAMAISDLVVLMNKGVIEQQGDPRTLYTRPISRFAADFIGRANFFEGQYHGGYVEVAGYRQPYQQQGISGKVTVMVRPEALRVYPSGDGLDGTMHLVSFLGSSTEFSVDTPVGRLEGVVAGDAPELPGRGERVKVQFAPQGMFLLPA, from the coding sequence ATGCAACAAGCGGTATCGGCAAAGCAAACCGGAAGGCCACAGGCGGTATCGGTCAAGCTCGAGGGCATCGTCAAGAAATTTGGCAAGGTCACGGCGGTCGAAAAGGTGGATCTGGAGCTACCCGCGGGGAAGCTCATTACCCTGCTGGGCCCTTCGGGCTGCGGCAAAACCACCATTCTGCGGATGGTAGCCGGCCTCGAGCGCCCCACCGAAGGGCGGATTCTCTTTGGTGGGGAAGACGTGACCCGGCTACCGGCGTACCTGCGCGACATCACCATGATGTTCCAGAGCTACGCCCTGTTCCCCCACATGAACGTGTATCACAACATCGCCTATGGCCTCGAGGTGACCCGAAGGCCCAAGCAGGAAATTCGTGAACGGGTAGCCGAGGTGATGCATCAGGTGGGCCTGAGTGGCCTCGAGGAACGCCCGGTGGCCGCCCTCTCGGGAGGGCAGCAGCAGCGCGTGGCCCTGGCCCGCTCGCTGGTGATGCAGCCGCGAGTGCTGCTCTTCGACGAACCGCTCTCCAACCTCGATGCCAAGCTACGCAAACGGGTGCGCGAGGAAATCCGCGACCTGCAACAAGAGCTGGGCATCACCTCGCTCTACGTGACCCACGACCAGGAAGAGGCCATGGCCATCTCCGACCTGGTGGTACTGATGAACAAGGGCGTCATTGAGCAGCAGGGCGACCCCCGCACCCTCTATACCCGGCCCATTAGCCGCTTTGCCGCCGACTTCATCGGGCGGGCTAACTTCTTCGAGGGGCAGTACCACGGGGGCTATGTGGAGGTGGCCGGCTACCGCCAACCCTACCAGCAACAGGGCATCTCGGGCAAAGTGACCGTCATGGTACGCCCCGAGGCCCTGCGGGTATACCCCAGTGGCGACGGCCTAGACGGCACCATGCACCTGGTCTCCTTTCTGGGTTCCTCCACCGAATTTAGCGTGGATACCCCGGTGGGGCGGCTCGAGGGGGTAGTGGCCGGCGACGCCCCAGAGCTCCCCGGTCGCGGCGAGAGGGTCAAGGTTCAGTTCGCGCCACAGGGAATGTTCTTGCTGCCTGCCTGA
- a CDS encoding iron ABC transporter permease, with translation MAVIGRTSLKGIASGRSPAWMAGLVALISLLVLPWGRTDRSLLEFDSKLQVLNQAPWLGGLLLAVVVVLTLSSLLHLPLVQRGYALVGLGSAGFLAGVGWLVTTSVPFGVGALLVLTALLVMVGIGLSESGIIQNDPFVTSSILLTSLFVLLFIVYPLFTVLRESVLVKGVFTLNKIQSVLTSPLFISIENPYTDHSEQMLVNLTTLAIGLLGAGLAARGGFGWPRVLIGLGVGLVLGWIVGAGIFGGGAFPTSLYLALIVAPITTALGLVFALLEQRSRAAWVRRSLAVVSLLPLITPPFVFAFALTYWLGRSGIITSDLLSLKTSFLFGINGVAIAQVFAFTPVAFLILRGSVQGLNAALEEASATLRAHPWHTFRDITWPLLRPGLAAAFLLTIIESLADFGNPMLLGGDRNFLATEVFLALTGRYDPNEAAVYGAVLLCLVLSIFGLQRLWLGNTSFVTVTGKPGAGNFSPLPVWLERTLQTILALWGLAVVLLYFSIFFGSFVQIWGINNSFTFKHYLDLTNLGLPVLLKTAQLAFISAIIATLVGFLIAYLVSRQQFWGRGLLEVGSMLSFATPGTVMGVAYILAFNTGPWLLTGTGIIIVLALVFRNMPAAVRGVISGLSQIDKSLEEASTLLRAPSSTTLRRVLIPLLIPQLLAGMVFAFVRGMTAISQIIFLISPGNTLATVLMLRWIEQGDLGRGAAMATVMILGLLTVILILFAVSRRLGRGTSLEAAV, from the coding sequence ATGGCGGTAATTGGAAGAACGAGCCTCAAGGGCATTGCCAGTGGACGTTCACCGGCCTGGATGGCCGGCCTGGTGGCCCTGATTAGCTTGCTGGTGCTGCCCTGGGGGCGCACCGACCGCAGCTTGCTCGAGTTCGATAGCAAGCTGCAGGTGCTGAACCAAGCGCCCTGGCTGGGTGGGCTGCTGCTGGCGGTGGTGGTGGTACTGACCCTTTCGAGCCTGCTACATCTGCCCCTGGTGCAGCGCGGTTATGCCCTGGTGGGGCTGGGGAGCGCAGGGTTCCTGGCTGGGGTGGGCTGGCTGGTCACCACCTCGGTGCCATTTGGGGTGGGCGCACTTCTTGTGTTGACTGCCCTGCTGGTGATGGTCGGCATTGGGTTGAGCGAGTCGGGCATCATTCAAAATGACCCCTTTGTGACCAGCAGTATCCTGCTCACAAGCCTCTTCGTGCTTCTGTTCATTGTCTACCCGCTCTTTACCGTGTTGCGCGAATCGGTGCTGGTCAAAGGGGTCTTCACCCTGAACAAGATTCAGAGTGTCCTGACCTCGCCCCTCTTCATCAGCATCGAAAACCCCTACACCGACCACTCCGAACAGATGCTGGTAAACCTGACCACCCTGGCAATAGGCCTCCTGGGCGCCGGGCTGGCGGCTCGTGGAGGCTTTGGCTGGCCTCGAGTCCTGATCGGACTGGGAGTGGGCTTAGTGCTGGGCTGGATTGTGGGGGCGGGGATTTTTGGCGGCGGGGCCTTCCCCACCAGCCTTTACCTGGCCTTGATCGTGGCCCCCATCACCACGGCCCTGGGGCTGGTGTTTGCGCTCCTGGAGCAGCGCTCGAGGGCGGCCTGGGTACGCCGTAGTCTGGCGGTGGTAAGCCTGCTGCCCCTGATCACACCCCCATTCGTGTTTGCCTTCGCGCTCACCTACTGGCTGGGACGCAGTGGCATCATCACCAGCGACCTGCTGAGCCTCAAAACCAGCTTTCTGTTTGGCATCAACGGGGTGGCCATTGCCCAGGTCTTTGCTTTCACGCCGGTGGCTTTTTTGATTCTGCGTGGTTCGGTGCAGGGGCTTAATGCGGCCCTCGAGGAGGCCTCTGCTACCCTGCGGGCCCACCCTTGGCACACCTTCCGCGACATCACCTGGCCCCTGCTGCGCCCCGGGCTGGCAGCGGCTTTTTTGCTCACTATCATCGAGTCGCTGGCCGACTTCGGAAACCCCATGCTGCTGGGCGGTGACCGCAACTTTCTGGCTACCGAGGTCTTCCTGGCCCTGACCGGGCGCTACGACCCCAATGAGGCTGCCGTCTATGGCGCGGTGCTGCTCTGTCTGGTGCTGTCTATCTTTGGCTTGCAGCGGCTCTGGCTGGGCAACACCTCGTTCGTCACGGTCACGGGCAAGCCGGGGGCGGGCAACTTCTCGCCCTTGCCGGTCTGGCTCGAGCGCACCCTGCAAACCATCCTGGCCCTGTGGGGGCTGGCGGTGGTGCTGCTGTACTTCTCGATTTTCTTTGGCTCTTTTGTGCAGATCTGGGGCATCAACAACAGCTTTACCTTCAAGCACTACCTAGACCTGACCAACCTGGGCCTGCCGGTGCTGCTCAAGACTGCCCAACTGGCCTTTATCAGCGCCATCATCGCTACCCTGGTGGGTTTCTTGATTGCCTACCTGGTCTCGAGGCAGCAGTTCTGGGGACGGGGGCTGTTGGAGGTCGGTTCGATGCTCTCCTTTGCCACCCCCGGCACCGTGATGGGGGTGGCCTACATTCTGGCCTTCAACACCGGCCCCTGGCTCCTGACCGGCACTGGCATTATCATTGTGCTGGCGCTGGTCTTTCGCAACATGCCGGCGGCGGTGCGGGGGGTTATTTCGGGTCTTTCGCAGATTGACAAGAGCCTCGAGGAAGCCTCCACCCTGCTACGGGCCCCCTCCAGCACCACCCTGCGCCGGGTGTTGATCCCCCTGCTCATACCGCAGCTTTTGGCCGGGATGGTCTTTGCGTTTGTGCGTGGCATGACCGCCATCAGCCAGATTATTTTCCTGATCAGCCCCGGCAATACCCTCGCTACCGTGCTGATGCTGCGCTGGATTGAGCAAGGCGACCTGGGGCGGGGTGCGGCCATGGCTACGGTGATGATTCTGGGGCTGCTCACGGTGATTTTGATTCTGTTTGCCGTCTCGCGGCGGCTGGGGCGCGGCACCTCGCTGGAAGCCGCAGTGTGA
- a CDS encoding ABC transporter substrate-binding protein yields the protein MAIWKRNVRWWVLAALLLTMSTGLAQQRVVNVICSVTQNWCEALGPAFKQATGIDVRIVSVSTNEALARLRAEQANPTFDVWFGGTGDPHYEAFKDAITEWYRVKAYNDLSPTMKAAIGTTYIPLYQGILGFGINPKVLQDRGAPIPRCWRDLANPAYRGLIQVSNPNTSGTAYTLIATLVQIFGEDEAFNLMKSYHRNVAEYTRSGVAPRIALGRGEIGIGIQFMHDLVEFKKQGFPIEIVAPCEGTGYEIGGLSLVRGAKNKANGQAFMDWAVSPAGQQVGFRAGIFSLPSNTKTPLIEGIPDPKDFKLINYDAKKFGDPDLRTRLITKWTREVFPLPRR from the coding sequence ATGGCTATTTGGAAGCGGAATGTCCGCTGGTGGGTTCTTGCGGCTCTTCTCCTGACGATGAGCACGGGCCTGGCCCAGCAGCGCGTGGTTAACGTAATCTGTAGCGTCACCCAGAACTGGTGCGAGGCCCTGGGCCCGGCCTTCAAGCAGGCCACCGGAATTGACGTGCGTATCGTCAGCGTCTCCACTAACGAGGCCCTGGCCCGCCTGCGGGCCGAGCAGGCCAACCCCACCTTCGATGTATGGTTCGGCGGCACCGGCGACCCTCACTACGAAGCCTTCAAGGATGCCATAACCGAGTGGTACCGCGTTAAGGCCTACAACGACCTCTCACCCACCATGAAGGCGGCCATCGGCACCACCTACATCCCGCTCTACCAGGGGATTCTGGGCTTTGGTATCAACCCCAAAGTGCTACAGGACCGGGGCGCGCCCATCCCCCGCTGCTGGAGAGACCTGGCCAACCCAGCCTATCGTGGGCTGATCCAGGTTTCCAACCCCAACACCTCGGGTACGGCCTATACCCTGATCGCCACCCTGGTGCAGATCTTTGGCGAGGATGAGGCTTTCAATCTGATGAAAAGCTACCACCGCAATGTAGCTGAGTACACCCGTTCGGGGGTGGCCCCCCGCATTGCGCTGGGACGCGGCGAAATTGGAATCGGGATTCAGTTCATGCACGACCTGGTGGAGTTCAAGAAGCAGGGCTTCCCCATCGAGATTGTGGCCCCTTGCGAGGGCACCGGCTACGAGATTGGCGGCCTGAGCCTGGTACGCGGGGCCAAGAACAAGGCCAACGGCCAGGCTTTTATGGACTGGGCCGTCTCGCCTGCGGGCCAGCAAGTAGGCTTCCGGGCGGGCATTTTCTCGTTGCCCTCCAACACCAAGACCCCCCTCATTGAGGGCATCCCCGACCCCAAGGACTTCAAGCTGATCAACTACGATGCCAAGAAATTCGGCGACCCCGACCTGCGTACCCGGCTGATTACCAAGTGGACCCGGGAGGTCTTCCCGCTGCCTCGGCGCTGA